The Candidatus Desulfofervidus auxilii DNA segment CCACTTTTACCCTTGTAGACTTTGGTGCAACCTGTATCTCTGAAAATGTTGCTATAATTGTAATAATAGTTAAGAAAATGCTACAATAAAAAAATGAAAAAAGTAATAGTAGCCCTAAGTGGAGGAATGGACAGTGCAGTTACTGGGTATTTACTTAAACAAAGGGGTTATGAAGTTAAGGCGGTGTTTTTAAGATTAACGGATAATTATCCCCCCTACCCTCCATCGGCTATTGCCCAGTTTTTAGGAATTCCTTATACAGAGCTTGATTTAAGAGAAGATTTTAAAAAATTAATTATTGAACCATTTGTCAAATTTTACCTTTGTGGAAAAACACCAAATCCCTGCATCTGGTGCAATCAAAAGATTAAGTTTGGGATTTTACTGGATAAAGTTAAAAAAATGGGCGCAGATTATTTAGCTACTGGCCATTATGCTAGAAAAATCTATCAAAAAGGAAGATACCTCCTTTTAAAGGGTATAGACAGGAAAAAAGAGCAATCCTATTTTTTATTTTATATCTCTCAGACGCAATTATCCCATATTTTATGGCCATTAGGGGAATTATCCAGAAATAAAGTTGAAAATATTGCTTCAAATATCGGATTTTATATTAATAAATTTAAGGAAAGCCAGGAAATTTGTTTTATTCCTGATAATAATTACCGATTATTTTTAGAAAACTACGCTAGAGATAAATTAGATAGATTAAAGGATAGGGGGGAAATCGTTAATGAACAAGGAAAGATTTTGGGGAAACATAGAGGTTTTTGGCGCTATACTATCGGGCAAAGACATGGTATTGGGGTTTGCAGTAAAAAACCATATTATGTAAAAAAAATAGATGCAGAGAAAAACTTACTTATTGTAGCCCCTCGCCCTGCTCTATTTTTTAAAGAGGCTATAGTAGAAAAACCAAATTTTTTCCCATTTGATTATTTGAAATCAGTTTTAGAGGTTTCCGTTAAAATTCGCTATAGACAGGAGGAGACACCAGCAATAATCCAACCTTTAAATAAAGAGTTAATTAGGGTAGTATTTAAAAAGCCTCAATTTGCAGTAACACCTGGTCAGGCAGCCGTATTTTATCAAGGAGACATTTGTGTAGGAGGTGGCCTAATAAAATCTGCCCAATGAATATAGCCATTTTTACTATAGGTTGTAAAGTTAATCAGTATGAATCTGATTCCCTGGCTAGTTTGTTTAAGAAAAAAGGCTATAGTATAATTGATAACATAGAAAAGGCTCATATTTGTATAGTTAATACTTGCACTGTAACCCACCGGGCAGATTATGATAGCCGGCGTCTTTTGCGTCAAATAATCAAAAAAAATCCCCAGGCTATTTGCGTTGCAACTGGTTGTTACGCTCAAATAGCTTATAAAAAATTGGCTCAAATAAAGGGGATTGATTATATCGTTGGAAACAAAGAAAAGGCAGAATTAATAAAACTTTTGCCTTATTTAAAAAAACAATCTTTTCCCCAAATATTAGTGGAGAAAAATCCTACCACTTTAGATACTTTAGTTTGTTTTCCTCCTTCTGATGGAGACACTATAAAACGAACTCGGGCCTATTTAAAAATTCAAGATGGTTGTGATGCCTTTTGCAGCTATTGCATTGTGCCTTATGCCAGGGGAAGGGCTAGAAGTCTAAGTCCTGAAGAAGTAATAAAACATATTTATTACCTACAAAATCAAGGATTTAAAGAGCTTGTGCTTTGTGGTATCCATTTAGGAGAATATGGGAAAGACCTTTCTCCACCTATTTCTTTTTTATCGCTCTTAAAACTACTTAAAGACCAGGGATTGAATTTACGTATACGGTTAAGTTCAATGAATCCTGCCGAAATTAATTACCAATTTATAGAGTTATTTGAAAATTGGCCAAATCTTTGTCCCCATTTACATATTTCCCTTCAAAGTGGCTCTGAGAACATACTTCAGAAAATGGGGAGACCTTATACCATAGATAAATTTAAAGAAATTGTGTTGGATTTAAAATACAGTTTTCCCTACCTTGCCATTGGTGTAGACATTATTGTAGGTTTCCCAGGAGAAACAGAAAGAGACTTCTTGCAAACCTATAATTTAATAAAAGAAATGCCTGTATCTTACTGCCATATCTTTTCTTATTCTGATAGGCCTGGAACAAAAAGTGCAAAAATGAAAGAAAAAGTGCCATTAGAAATTATTAAAAAAAGAGTTAAAGCACTTAGACAATTAGATAAAAATAAAAGAGCCCAATTTTTTAAAGAAAATATGGGAAGAACAGTTCAGGTATTAATTGAACAAAAAGTGGATGGTTTTTCTAAGGGACATAGTGAAAATTATATTTCTGTTTATATGGAGGAAAAAACCGAAATAAATCAAATCATTCCGGTTAAACTCATTGATTACTTTCATGATGGAGTATATGGAAAGATACACAAGGGTGAATAATTGTGGAGAAAAACATTAAAGAAATTTTACAAACAGGCAGTAGCCTTTTAGGTATAAATTTAAATCAAAGGCAATTACATCAATTTCAACTTTATCTATTAAGGTTGAAAAAATGGAATAAACATATCAATTTAACCTCTCTAAAAAATGACAAAGAAATAGTTATAAAGCACTTTTTAGATTCTCTCACACTAATTTCCTTTTTAAAACTCTCCTGGGAGGTAATAGACATTGGTAGTGGAGCAGGATTTCCTGGTTTACCTTTAAAAATTGCCCTACCCT contains these protein-coding regions:
- the mnmA gene encoding tRNA 2-thiouridine(34) synthase MnmA; its protein translation is MKKVIVALSGGMDSAVTGYLLKQRGYEVKAVFLRLTDNYPPYPPSAIAQFLGIPYTELDLREDFKKLIIEPFVKFYLCGKTPNPCIWCNQKIKFGILLDKVKKMGADYLATGHYARKIYQKGRYLLLKGIDRKKEQSYFLFYISQTQLSHILWPLGELSRNKVENIASNIGFYINKFKESQEICFIPDNNYRLFLENYARDKLDRLKDRGEIVNEQGKILGKHRGFWRYTIGQRHGIGVCSKKPYYVKKIDAEKNLLIVAPRPALFFKEAIVEKPNFFPFDYLKSVLEVSVKIRYRQEETPAIIQPLNKELIRVVFKKPQFAVTPGQAAVFYQGDICVGGGLIKSAQ
- the mtaB gene encoding tRNA (N(6)-L-threonylcarbamoyladenosine(37)-C(2))-methylthiotransferase MtaB; amino-acid sequence: MNIAIFTIGCKVNQYESDSLASLFKKKGYSIIDNIEKAHICIVNTCTVTHRADYDSRRLLRQIIKKNPQAICVATGCYAQIAYKKLAQIKGIDYIVGNKEKAELIKLLPYLKKQSFPQILVEKNPTTLDTLVCFPPSDGDTIKRTRAYLKIQDGCDAFCSYCIVPYARGRARSLSPEEVIKHIYYLQNQGFKELVLCGIHLGEYGKDLSPPISFLSLLKLLKDQGLNLRIRLSSMNPAEINYQFIELFENWPNLCPHLHISLQSGSENILQKMGRPYTIDKFKEIVLDLKYSFPYLAIGVDIIVGFPGETERDFLQTYNLIKEMPVSYCHIFSYSDRPGTKSAKMKEKVPLEIIKKRVKALRQLDKNKRAQFFKENMGRTVQVLIEQKVDGFSKGHSENYISVYMEEKTEINQIIPVKLIDYFHDGVYGKIHKGE